The following coding sequences are from one Triticum aestivum cultivar Chinese Spring chromosome 5A, IWGSC CS RefSeq v2.1, whole genome shotgun sequence window:
- the LOC123104260 gene encoding 60S ribosomal protein L32-1 has protein sequence MAVPLLKKAIVKKRVKHFKRAHSDRYIGLKQSWRRPKGIDSRVRRKFKGCTLMPNIGYGSDKKTRHYLPNKFKKFVVHNVSELELLMMHNRTYCAEIAHNVSTQKRKAIVERAAQLDVVVTNKLARLRSQEDE, from the exons ATGGCGGTGCCTCTGCTGAAGAAGGCGATCGTGAAGAAGAGGGTGAAGCACTTCAAGAGGGCGCACAGCGACCGCTACATCGGCCTCAAG CAAAGCTGGCGTAGGCCAAAGGGTATCGACTCCCGCGTCAGGCGGAAGTTCAAGGGATGCACCTTGATGCCCAACATTGGGTACGGTTCAGACAAGAAGACCAGGCACTACCTGCCCAACAAGTTCAAGAAGTTCGTTGTCCACAATGTCTCTGAGCTGGAGCTGCTTATGATGCACAACAG GACCTACTGTGCCGAGATCGCACACAATGTGTCCACACAGAAGCGCAAGGCGATCGTTGAGCGTGCTGCGCAGCTGGATGTCGTGGTCACCAACAAGCTTGCCAGGCTCCGCAGCCAGGAGGACGAGTAA